In Chitinophaga nivalis, a single genomic region encodes these proteins:
- a CDS encoding gliding motility-associated C-terminal domain-containing protein codes for MRKLLLLLTLLLLLIESNVKAQTRFFISSSGTPYALRYQDVVRGGVLVAGNANVVRTRTVPYSYHIDIDGDPTTFNSSSEDLLIPAGSSVKKAFLYWQSNCYSTGAVYNISNPPASRPNFTHVKIKTPASGAYVNIIPDIAWQSSTYFWQGMKDVTALVQQSGTYTVANIDSDPQPPATNGYPPYAGWSLWVEYEYPFSDVSHNFRMISLTDGFKYVTGGSNDVTATGFKVPENTSVAIDGEAGWFIGGANAPWNDAVTYNRPATGSSAALNNFFLSDAVNPANNPLNESRSYRGSPVTSGRNPASSFSYTNAASGNDVAFPWFDLDVIDISALLVRGQTQYTLKFYPQANGAPGGCNAPYGCDDWNQPGYLYTSIRVVPPIAVNDTVSTPVNTAVTIPVLNNDIVFGDALDPATVTITQQPLNGVLTVNADGTVTYTPNAGFTGQDNFKYTVKDVSGSLSNEATGIITIGAKPILSIVKTADKHTITPGSQVTFTIVLSNTGLADSLGVRVIEKPAGFTYVSSSASSGTYDNATKTWIVDALKDSLESLTLVMTANGTGPYSNVAGIGDPDDPVNPRDTTLFSALNILKTVDKGSVKSGDQVTFTVTVENTGLRDTLGLEVNDLSEGFTYVSNTTTSGSYNSGSGVWTVDVLKGSTQTLTLVMTANASGPYGNVAVVGDPGDPTNPRDTARFAVLSIQKTADKNVVKPGDAVTFTVSVTNSGLKDTLGLQVTDQPQGFTYVSNTTTSGSYNSGSGIWTVDALKGSTQTLTLVMTANANGPYGNVAVIGDPVDPTNPRDTARFAVLSIKKTADKNVVKPGDAVTFTVSVTNSGLKDTLGLQVTDQPQGFTYVSSSVSNGSYNSGSGIWTVDALKGSTQTLTLVMTANGSGPYGNVAVIGDPVDPTNPRDTARFAVLSIKKTADKNVVKPDDEVSFTVSVTNSGLKDTLGLQVTDQPQGFTYVSNTTTSGSYNSGSGVWTLDALKGSTQTLTLVMTANGSGPYGNVAVIGDPVDPVDPTNPRDTARFAVLSIKKTVDKSVVKPGDAVSFTVSVTNSGLKDTLGLQVTDQPQGFTYVSNTTTSGSYNSGSGIWTVDALKGSTQTLTLVMTANASGPYGNVAVIGDPVDPTNPRDTARFAVLSIKKTVDKNVVKPGDAVTFTVSVTNSGLKDTLGLQVTDQPQGFTYVSSTTTSGSYNSGSGIWTVDALKGSTQTLTLVMTANASGPYGNVAVIGDPVDPTTPRDTARFAVLSITKTADKNVVKPGEVVTFTVSVTNSGLKDTLGLQVTDQPQGFTYVSNTTTSGSYNSGSGVWTVDVLKGSTQTLTLVMTANASGPYGNVAVVGDPGDPTNPRDTARFAVLSIQKTADKNVVKPGDAVTFTVSVTNSGLKDTLGLQVTDQPQGFTYVSSSVSNGSYNSGSGIWTVDALKGSTQTLTLVMTANASGPYGNVAVIGDPVDPTTPRDTARFAVLSITKTADKNVVKPGDAVTFTVSVTNSGLKDTLGLQVTDQPQGFTYVSNTTTSGSYNSGSGVWTVDALKGSTQTLTLVMTANANGPYGNVAVIGDPVDPTNPRDTARFAVLSITKTADKNVVKPGDAVTFTVSVTNSGLKDTLGLQVTDQPQGFTYVSSSVSNGSYNSGSGIWTVDALKGSTQTLTLVMTANASGPYGNVAVIGDPVDPTNPRDTARFAVLSIKKTVDKSVVKPGDVVTFTVSVTNSGLKDTLGLQVTDQPQGFTYVSNTTTSGSYNSGSGVWTVDALKGSTQTLTLVMTANASGPYGNVAVIGDPVDPTNPRDTARFAVLSIKKTVDKNVVKPGDVVTFTVSVTNNGLKDTLDLQVTDQPQGFTYVSNTTTSGSYNSGSGVWTVDALKGSTQTLTLVMTANASGPYGNVAVIGDPVDPTNPRDTARFAVLSIKKTVDKSVVKPGDAVTFTVSVTNSGLKDTLGLQVTDQPQGFTYVSNTTTSGSYNSGSGVWTVDALKGSTQTLTLVMTANASGPYGNVAVIGDPVDPTNPRDTARFAVLSIKKTADKNVVKPGDAVTFTVSVTNSGLKDTLGLQVTDQPQGFTYVSNTTTSGSYNSGSGVWTVDALKGSTQTLTLVMTANASGPYGNVAVIGDPVDPTNPRDTARFAVLSIKKTADKNVVKPGDVVSFTVSVTNSGLKDTLGLQVTDQPQGFTYVSSSVSNGSYNSGSGIWTVDALKGSTQTLTLVMTANANGPYGNVAVIGEPVDPTNPRDTARFAVLSIKKTADKNVVKPGDAVTFTVSVTNSGLKDTLGLQVTDQPQGFTYVSNTTTSGSYNSGSGIWTVDALKGSTQTLTLVMTANANGPYGNVAVIGDPVDPTNPRDTARFAVLSIKKTADKNVVKPGDAVTFTVSVTNSGLKDTLGLQVTDQPQGFTYVSSSVSNGSYNSGSGVWTLDALKGSTQTLTLVMTANANGPYGNVAVIGDPVDPTNPRDTARFAVLSIKKTVDKSVVKPGDAVTFTVSVTNSGLKDTLGLQVTDQPQGFTYVSSSVSNGSYNSGSGIWTVDALKGSTQTLTLVMTANASGPYGNVAVIGDPVDPTNPRDTARFAVLSIKKTADKNEVKPGDAVTFTVSVTNSGLKDTLGLQVTDQPQGFTYVSSSVSNGSYNSGSGVWTLDALKGSTQTLTLVMTANANGPYGNVAVIGDPVDPTNPRDTARFAVLSIKKTADKNVVKPGDVVSFTVSVTNSGLKDTLGLQVTDQPQGFTYVSNTTTSGSYNSGSGVWTLDALKGSTQTLTLVMTANASGPYGNVAVIGDPVDPTNPRDTARFAVLSITKTADKNVVKPGDAVIFTVSVTNSGLKDTLGLQVTDQPQGFTYVSSSVSNGNYNSGSGIWTVDALKGSTQTLTLVMTANASGPYGNVAVIGDPVDPTTPRDTARFAVLSIKKTADKNVVKPGEVVSFTVSVTNSGLKDTLGLQVTDQPQGFTYVSNTTTSGSYNSGSGVWTLDALKGSTQTLTLVMTANASGPYGNVAVIGDPVDPTTPRDTARFAVLSIKKTVDKSVVKPGDAVTFTVSVTNSGLKDTLGLQVTDQPQGFTYVSNTTTSGSYNSGSGVWTLDALKGSTQTLTLVMTANASGPYGNVAVIGDPVDPSNPRDTARFAVLSIKKTADKSVVKPGDAVIFTVSVTNSGLKDTLGLQVTDQPQGFTYVSSTVSNGSYNSGSGIWIVDALKGSTQTLTLVMTANASGPYGNVAVIGDPVDPTNPRDTARFAVLSIKKTVDKSVVKPGDAVTFTVSVTNSGLKDTLGLQVTDQPQGFTYVSNTTTSGSYNSGSGIWTVDALKGSTQTLTLVMTANASGPYGNVAVIGDPVDPTTPRDTARFAVLSIQKTADKNVVKPGDAVTFTVSVTNSGLKDTLGLQVTDQPQGFTYVSSSVSNGSYNNGSGIWTVDALKGSTQTLTLVMTANASGPYGNVAVIGDPVDPTTPRDTARFAVLSIKKTADKNVVKPGDAVSFTVSVTNSGLKDTLGLQVTDQSQGFTYVSSSVSNGSYNSGSGVWTVDALKNTTQVLTLIMRANSEGPYLNTIVAGNVNDPASLKDTVRFVVLSVRKTANVATVKAGGRVTFIITLSNRGSKDTLGLKVNDLPVNLNYVSSSTTSGTFNSATGIWTVDALQGTTQQLTLIMDAAATGPYRNIVVAGDPTDPHNPSDTVILNETQINLGIIKTIVEPAPYATGQRITYKIMVHNSGPGDATGVIVKDVLVMALADPKNITVDAGIASYDPLTRTLSWRIGALNAGAYTTLTMVSMFNNEGDIDNMAVVSGNENDIDPADNTSVVKAKVTGGLFIPNTITPNGDGKNDKFVIPGLEKYPGSRLEIYNRWGNQVYISNNYGNNWDGYGLNEGTYFYILNLKTPIGIIPYSGWILLVR; via the coding sequence ATGAGAAAACTTTTACTGCTTCTGACCCTTTTATTATTATTGATTGAAAGTAATGTCAAGGCACAAACGCGGTTTTTCATTAGCAGCAGTGGTACACCTTATGCATTGCGCTATCAGGATGTTGTTAGGGGAGGGGTATTGGTAGCGGGTAATGCGAATGTTGTACGAACCCGGACAGTGCCTTATTCCTACCACATTGATATTGATGGGGATCCAACTACATTTAACTCTTCCAGTGAGGACCTTTTAATTCCAGCCGGCAGCAGCGTGAAAAAAGCTTTTTTGTACTGGCAGTCAAATTGTTATAGTACAGGCGCGGTATATAATATAAGTAACCCGCCGGCTTCCAGGCCTAATTTCACACACGTGAAAATAAAAACGCCTGCTTCTGGTGCTTATGTGAATATTATCCCGGATATAGCGTGGCAATCTAGTACTTATTTCTGGCAGGGTATGAAAGACGTCACTGCGCTGGTGCAGCAATCTGGTACTTATACAGTGGCTAATATTGATTCCGATCCTCAACCTCCCGCTACAAATGGCTATCCACCATATGCAGGGTGGTCATTATGGGTTGAATATGAGTATCCCTTTTCGGATGTATCTCATAATTTCAGGATGATATCCCTCACAGATGGATTTAAGTATGTTACCGGTGGATCAAATGATGTTACAGCTACGGGGTTTAAGGTGCCGGAAAATACCTCCGTGGCGATAGACGGAGAAGCCGGCTGGTTTATCGGTGGAGCAAATGCGCCCTGGAACGACGCTGTTACTTATAACAGACCGGCTACAGGTAGTTCGGCAGCGTTAAACAATTTTTTTCTGAGTGATGCGGTCAATCCGGCTAACAATCCATTAAATGAATCCCGGAGCTACAGGGGGAGTCCTGTTACCAGCGGCCGGAATCCGGCATCGTCTTTTTCATATACAAATGCAGCTTCCGGAAATGATGTTGCATTTCCCTGGTTTGATTTAGATGTGATAGATATTTCTGCATTGCTGGTGAGAGGGCAAACGCAGTATACCCTTAAGTTCTACCCGCAAGCTAATGGTGCACCCGGTGGATGTAATGCACCATATGGTTGTGATGACTGGAACCAGCCGGGCTATCTCTATACTTCCATAAGGGTGGTGCCGCCTATAGCTGTGAACGACACGGTATCTACACCGGTAAATACTGCTGTAACCATACCCGTGTTGAATAATGATATTGTTTTCGGGGATGCTTTGGACCCTGCAACAGTAACCATTACCCAGCAGCCCCTGAACGGCGTGCTGACAGTTAATGCAGACGGCACCGTTACCTATACACCTAACGCTGGTTTTACCGGGCAGGATAATTTTAAATATACTGTAAAAGACGTCAGTGGATCTTTATCAAATGAAGCTACAGGAATCATTACGATTGGCGCAAAACCTATACTCTCCATCGTTAAGACGGCAGATAAACATACTATTACACCGGGTAGCCAGGTCACCTTCACGATTGTATTAAGCAATACGGGGTTAGCTGATAGTTTAGGTGTAAGGGTGATTGAAAAACCAGCAGGGTTTACATATGTGAGCAGTAGTGCTTCTTCAGGAACATACGATAATGCTACCAAAACCTGGATCGTAGATGCGCTGAAGGATAGTTTGGAGAGCCTGACGCTGGTGATGACAGCCAACGGAACGGGTCCATATAGCAATGTCGCTGGCATTGGAGATCCTGATGATCCGGTTAATCCGCGTGATACGACATTGTTTAGTGCATTAAATATATTGAAGACAGTTGATAAGGGGAGTGTGAAGTCTGGTGACCAGGTTACTTTTACAGTCACGGTAGAAAATACCGGACTTAGGGATACGCTTGGATTAGAAGTTAATGATTTGTCGGAAGGGTTTACTTATGTAAGTAATACAACGACCAGTGGTAGTTATAACAGCGGTAGTGGTGTTTGGACCGTAGATGTGTTGAAAGGTAGTACCCAAACTTTAACGCTGGTGATGACGGCCAATGCGAGTGGTCCTTATGGCAATGTGGCTGTGGTCGGAGATCCGGGAGATCCGACCAATCCCCGGGATACGGCCCGTTTTGCCGTGCTGAGCATCCAAAAGACAGCCGATAAAAATGTGGTAAAGCCGGGTGACGCGGTCACCTTTACGGTAAGTGTCACCAACAGTGGCTTAAAAGATACGTTGGGTCTACAGGTGACCGATCAGCCGCAAGGATTTACTTATGTAAGCAATACAACGACCAGTGGCAGTTATAACAGTGGCAGCGGTATCTGGACCGTAGATGCGCTGAAGGGTAGTACCCAAACTTTAACGCTGGTGATGACGGCCAATGCGAATGGTCCTTATGGTAACGTGGCTGTGATCGGAGATCCTGTAGATCCGACCAACCCGCGAGATACGGCTCGTTTTGCCGTGTTGAGTATCAAAAAGACCGCAGATAAAAATGTAGTAAAGCCAGGTGACGCGGTCACCTTTACGGTGAGTGTCACCAACAGTGGCTTAAAAGATACGCTGGGCTTACAGGTGACAGATCAACCGCAAGGATTTACTTATGTAAGCAGCAGTGTAAGTAACGGTAGTTACAACAGTGGCAGCGGTATTTGGACAGTAGATGCGCTAAAGGGTAGTACGCAAACTTTAACGCTGGTGATGACGGCAAATGGGAGTGGTCCTTATGGCAACGTAGCTGTGATCGGAGATCCGGTGGATCCGACCAACCCACGTGATACAGCCCGTTTTGCCGTGTTGAGTATCAAAAAGACAGCCGATAAAAATGTAGTAAAGCCAGATGACGAGGTAAGCTTTACGGTAAGTGTCACCAACAGTGGCTTAAAAGATACGCTGGGCTTACAGGTGACAGATCAGCCACAAGGATTTACTTATGTAAGCAATACAACGACCAGTGGTAGTTACAACAGTGGCAGCGGTGTTTGGACACTAGATGCGCTGAAAGGTAGTACCCAAACTTTAACGCTGGTGATGACGGCAAATGGGAGTGGTCCTTATGGCAACGTAGCCGTGATCGGAGATCCGGTGGATCCGGTGGATCCGACCAATCCGCGTGATACGGCTCGTTTTGCTGTGTTGAGTATCAAAAAGACAGTAGATAAAAGTGTTGTTAAACCAGGAGACGCGGTAAGCTTTACAGTAAGTGTCACCAACAGTGGCCTAAAAGATACGTTGGGCTTACAGGTGACAGATCAGCCGCAAGGATTTACTTATGTAAGTAATACTACGACTAGCGGTAGTTATAACAGTGGCAGCGGTATCTGGACGGTAGATGCGCTAAAGGGTAGTACCCAAACTTTAACGCTGGTGATGACTGCCAATGCGAGTGGTCCTTATGGCAACGTAGCCGTGATCGGAGATCCAGTGGATCCGACCAACCCGCGAGATACGGCTCGTTTTGCCGTGTTGAGCATCAAAAAGACAGTAGATAAAAATGTAGTTAAACCCGGTGACGCGGTCACCTTTACGGTAAGTGTCACCAACAGTGGCTTAAAAGATACACTGGGCTTACAGGTGACAGATCAGCCGCAAGGGTTTACTTATGTAAGCAGCACAACGACCAGTGGTAGTTATAACAGTGGCAGCGGTATCTGGACGGTAGATGCACTGAAAGGTAGTACTCAAACTTTAACGCTGGTGATGACGGCTAACGCGAGTGGTCCTTATGGCAACGTAGCTGTGATCGGGGATCCTGTAGATCCGACCACCCCGCGAGATACGGCCCGTTTTGCCGTGTTGAGCATCACAAAGACAGCCGATAAAAATGTAGTAAAGCCAGGTGAGGTGGTCACCTTTACGGTAAGTGTCACCAACAGTGGCTTAAAAGATACGCTGGGCTTACAGGTGACTGATCAACCGCAAGGATTTACTTATGTAAGCAATACTACGACCAGTGGTAGTTATAACAGCGGCAGCGGTGTTTGGACCGTAGATGTGTTGAAAGGTAGTACCCAAACTTTAACGCTGGTGATGACGGCAAATGCGAGTGGTCCTTATGGCAATGTAGCGGTGGTCGGAGATCCGGGAGATCCGACCAATCCCCGGGATACGGCCCGTTTTGCCGTGCTGAGCATCCAAAAGACAGCCGATAAAAATGTGGTAAAGCCGGGTGACGCGGTAACCTTTACGGTAAGTGTCACCAACAGTGGCCTAAAAGATACACTGGGCTTACAGGTAACAGATCAGCCGCAAGGATTTACTTATGTAAGCAGCAGTGTAAGTAACGGTAGTTATAACAGCGGTAGTGGTATCTGGACCGTAGATGCGCTGAAAGGTAGCACCCAAACCTTAACGCTGGTGATGACGGCTAACGCGAGTGGTCCTTATGGCAACGTAGCTGTGATCGGAGATCCGGTGGATCCGACCACCCCGCGTGATACGGCTCGTTTTGCCGTGCTGAGTATCACAAAGACCGCCGATAAAAATGTGGTAAAGCCAGGAGACGCGGTCACCTTTACGGTAAGTGTCACCAACAGTGGCCTAAAAGATACGTTGGGCTTACAAGTGACAGATCAGCCACAAGGATTTACTTATGTAAGCAATACAACGACCAGTGGTAGTTACAACAGTGGCAGCGGTGTCTGGACCGTAGATGCGCTGAAAGGTAGTACCCAAACTTTAACGCTGGTGATGACGGCCAATGCGAATGGTCCTTATGGCAACGTAGCCGTGATCGGAGATCCTGTAGATCCGACTAATCCGCGTGATACGGCTCGTTTTGCCGTGTTGAGTATCACAAAGACAGCCGATAAAAATGTAGTAAAGCCAGGAGACGCGGTCACCTTTACAGTAAGTGTCACCAACAGTGGCCTAAAAGATACACTGGGCTTACAGGTGACCGATCAGCCGCAAGGGTTTACTTATGTAAGCAGCAGTGTAAGTAACGGCAGTTACAACAGCGGCAGCGGTATCTGGACCGTAGATGCACTAAAGGGTAGTACCCAAACCTTAACGCTGGTGATGACGGCAAATGCGAGTGGTCCTTATGGCAACGTAGCTGTGATTGGAGATCCTGTAGATCCGACCAATCCGCGTGATACGGCCCGTTTTGCTGTGTTGAGTATCAAAAAGACAGTAGATAAAAGTGTAGTTAAACCCGGTGACGTGGTAACCTTTACTGTGAGTGTCACCAACAGCGGGTTAAAAGATACACTAGGCTTACAGGTGACCGATCAACCGCAGGGATTTACTTATGTAAGTAATACTACGACTAGCGGTAGTTATAACAGTGGCAGCGGTGTCTGGACCGTAGATGCGCTGAAAGGTAGTACCCAAACTTTAACGCTGGTGATGACGGCCAATGCGAGTGGTCCTTATGGTAACGTAGCCGTGATCGGAGATCCGGTAGATCCGACCAATCCGCGTGATACTGCCCGTTTTGCTGTGTTGAGCATCAAAAAGACAGTGGATAAAAATGTAGTAAAGCCGGGTGACGTGGTCACCTTTACGGTAAGTGTAACCAACAATGGCTTAAAAGATACGCTGGACTTGCAGGTGACTGATCAACCGCAAGGGTTTACTTATGTAAGCAATACTACGACCAGTGGCAGCTACAACAGCGGTAGCGGTGTTTGGACCGTAGATGCGCTAAAGGGTAGTACCCAAACCTTAACACTGGTAATGACGGCTAATGCGAGTGGTCCTTATGGCAACGTGGCTGTAATCGGAGATCCGGTAGATCCGACCAATCCGCGTGATACGGCCCGTTTTGCCGTGTTGAGCATCAAAAAGACAGTAGATAAAAGTGTTGTTAAACCAGGAGACGCGGTCACCTTTACAGTAAGTGTCACCAACAGTGGGTTAAAAGATACGTTGGGCTTACAGGTGACCGATCAGCCGCAAGGATTTACTTATGTAAGCAATACAACGACCAGTGGTAGTTATAACAGCGGCAGCGGTGTTTGGACGGTAGATGCGCTGAAAGGTAGTACCCAAACTTTAACGCTGGTGATGACGGCTAATGCGAGTGGTCCTTATGGCAACGTAGCCGTGATCGGAGATCCTGTAGATCCGACCAATCCCCGGGATACGGCCCGTTTTGCCGTGTTGAGCATCAAAAAGACAGCCGATAAAAATGTAGTAAAGCCAGGTGACGCAGTAACCTTTACGGTAAGTGTCACCAACAGTGGCCTAAAAGATACGCTGGGCTTACAGGTGACGGATCAGCCACAAGGGTTTACTTATGTAAGTAATACTACGACCAGTGGCAGCTATAACAGTGGCAGCGGTGTCTGGACAGTAGATGCGCTGAAAGGTAGTACCCAAACCTTAACGCTGGTGATGACAGCTAATGCGAGTGGTCCTTATGGTAACGTAGCTGTGATCGGAGATCCGGTAGATCCGACCAATCCCCGGGATACGGCTCGTTTTGCCGTGCTGAGTATCAAAAAGACAGCCGATAAAAATGTAGTAAAGCCAGGTGACGTGGTAAGCTTTACAGTAAGTGTCACCAACAGTGGCTTAAAAGATACACTGGGTTTACAGGTGACAGATCAGCCACAAGGGTTTACTTATGTAAGCAGCAGTGTAAGTAACGGTAGTTATAACAGTGGCAGTGGTATCTGGACGGTAGATGCGCTAAAGGGTAGTACCCAAACTTTAACGCTGGTGATGACGGCTAATGCGAATGGTCCTTATGGCAACGTGGCAGTGATCGGAGAGCCTGTAGATCCGACCAATCCGCGAGATACGGCTCGTTTTGCTGTGCTGAGCATCAAAAAGACAGCCGATAAAAATGTAGTAAAGCCAGGAGACGCGGTAACCTTTACGGTAAGTGTCACCAACAGTGGCTTAAAAGATACACTGGGCTTACAGGTGACCGATCAACCGCAAGGGTTTACTTATGTAAGTAATACTACAACCAGTGGTAGTTATAACAGCGGCAGTGGTATCTGGACGGTAGATGCGCTAAAGGGTAGTACCCAAACTTTAACGCTGGTGATGACGGCTAATGCGAATGGTCCTTATGGTAACGTGGCCGTGATCGGAGATCCGGTGGATCCGACCAACCCGCGTGATACAGCCCGTTTCGCCGTGTTGAGCATCAAAAAGACAGCCGATAAAAATGTAGTGAAGCCAGGTGACGCGGTCACCTTTACGGTAAGTGTCACCAACAGTGGCCTAAAAGATACGTTGGGCTTACAAGTGACAGATCAGCCGCAAGGGTTTACTTATGTAAGCAGCAGTGTAAGTAACGGTAGTTATAACAGTGGCAGCGGTGTTTGGACACTAGATGCGCTAAAGGGTAGTACGCAAACCTTAACGCTGGTGATGACGGCCAATGCGAATGGTCCTTATGGTAACGTGGCTGTGATCGGAGATCCTGTAGATCCGACTAATCCGCGAGATACGGCTCGTTTTGCCGTGCTGAGTATCAAAAAGACAGTAGATAAAAGTGTTGTTAAACCAGGTGACGCGGTCACCTTTACGGTAAGCGTCACCAACAGTGGCCTAAAAGATACGTTGGGCTTACAGGTAACAGATCAGCCGCAAGGATTTACTTATGTAAGCAGCAGTGTAAGTAACGGTAGTTACAACAGTGGCAGCGGTATCTGGACAGTAGATGCACTAAAGGGTAGTACCCAAACGTTAACGCTGGTGATGACGGCCAATGCGAGTGGTCCTTATGGCAACGTAGCTGTGATTGGAGATCCGGTAGATCCGACCAACCCGCGTGATACAGCTCGTTTTGCCGTGTTGAGCATCAAAAAGACAGCCGATAAAAATGAAGTAAAGCCAGGAGACGCGGTAACCTTTACAGTAAGTGTCACCAACAGTGGCCTAAAAGATACGTTGGGCTTACAAGTGACAGATCAGCCGCAAGGGTTTACTTATGTAAGCAGCAGTGTAAGTAACGGTAGTTATAACAGTGGCAGCGGTGTTTGGACACTAGATGCGCTAAAGGGTAGTACCCAAACCTTAACGCTGGTGATGACGGCCAATGCGAATGGTCCTTATGGTAATGTGGCTGTGATCGGAGATCCTGTAGATCCGACCAACCCGCGTGATACAGCCCGTTTCGCAGTTTTGAGTATCAAAAAGACCGCCGATAAAAATGTAGTAAAGCCAGGTGACGTGGTAAGCTTTACGGTAAGTGTCACCAACAGTGGGCTAAAAGATACACTGGGCTTACAGGTGACCGATCAGCCGCAAGGGTTTACTTATGTAAGCAATACAACGACCAGTGGTAGTTATAACAGCGGCAGCGGTGTTTGGACACTAGATGCGCTAAAGGGTAGTACGCAAACCTTAACGCTGGTGATGACGGCCAATGCGAGTGGTCCTTATGGCAACGTAGCCGTGATCGGAGATCCTGTAGATCCGACTAATCCGCGTGATACGGCTCGTTTTGCCGTGTTGAGTATCACAAAGACAGCCGATAAAAATGTAGTCAAGCCAGGTGACGCGGTCATCTTTACAGTAAGTGTCACCAACAGTGGCTTAAAAGATACGCTGGGCTTACAGGTGACAGATCAGCCGCAAGGATTTACTTATGTAAGTAGTAGTGTAAGTAATGGTAATTATAACAGTGGTAGTGGTATCTGGACAGTAGATGCGCTAAAGGGTAGTACCCAAACATTAACGCTGGTGATGACGGCAAATGCGAGTGGCCCTTATGGCAACGTAGCCGTGATCGGAGATCCGGTGGATCCGACCACCCCGCGTGATACGGCTCGTTTTGCCGTGCTGAGTATCAAAAAGACAGCCGATAAAAATGTAGTAAAGCCAGGTGAGGTGGTAAGCTTTACGGTAAGTGTCACCAACAGTGGCTTAAAAGATACGCTGGGCTTACAGGTGACTGATCAACCGCAAGGATTTACTTATGTAAGCAATACAACGACCAGTGGTAGTTATAACAGCGGCAGCGGTGTTTGGACACTAGATGCGCTGAAAGGTAGTACCCAAACTTTAACGCTGGTGATGACGGCTAATGCAAGTGGCCCTTATGGTAACGTAGCTGTAATCGGAGATCCGGTGGATCCGACCACCCCGCGAGATACGGCTCGTTTTGCCGTGCTGAGTATCAAAAAGACAGTAGATAAAAGTGTTGTTAAACCAGGTGACGCGGTCACCTTTACGGTAAGCGTCACCAACAGTGGCTTAAAAGATACGTTGGGCTTACAGGTGACTGATCAACCGCAAGGATTTACTTATGTAAGCAATACTACGACCAGTGGTAGTTATAACAGCGGCAGCGGTGTTTGGACACTAGATGCGCTAAAGGGTAGTACCCAAACCTTAACGCTGGTGATGACGGCAAATGCGAGTGGTCCTTATGGTAACGTAGCCGTGATCGGAGATCCTGTAGATCCGAGCAATCCGCGTGATACGGCTCGTTTTGCCGTGTTGAGTATCAAAAAGACAGCCGATAAAAGTGTAGTAAAACCAGGAGACGCGGTAATCTTTACGGTGAGTGTCACCAACAGTGGCCTAAAAGATACACTGGGCTTACAGGTGACCGATCAGCCACAAGGATTTACTTATGTAAGCAGCACTGTAAGTAACGGCAGTTATAACAGTGGCAGTGGTATCTGGATCGTAGATGCGTTGAAAGGTAGTACCCAAACCTTAACGCTGGTGATGACGGCTAACGCGAGCGGCCCTTATGGTAACGTAGCAGTAATCGGAGATCCGGTAGATCCGACCAATCCGCGAGATACGGCTCGTTTTGCCGTGTTGAGCATCAAAAAGACAGTAGATAAAAGTGTTGTTAAACCAGGAGACGCAGTAACCTTTACGGTGAGTGTCACCAACAGTGGCCTAAAAGATACGCTGGGCTTACAGGTGACAGATCAGCCACAAGGATTTACTTATGTAAGCAATACTACGACCAGTGGTAGTTATAACAGTGGCAGTGGTATCTGGACGGTAGATGCGCTAAAAGGCAGTACCCAAACTTTAACGCTGGTGATGACAGCTAATGCGAGCGGTCCTTATGGCAACGTAGCCGTGATCGGAGATCCTGTAGATCCGACCACCCCGCGAGATACGGCCCGTTTTGCTGTGTTGAGCATCCAAAAGACAGCCGATAAAAATGTAGTAAAGCCCGGTGACGCGGTAACCTTTACGGTAAGTGTCACCAACAGTGGCTTAAAAGATACACTGGGCTTACAGGTGACCGATCAGCCACAAGGATTTACTTATGTAAGCAGCAGTGTAAGTAACGGCAGCTATAACAACGGTAGCGGTATCTGGACCGTAGATGCGCTAAAGGGTAGTACCCAAACTTTAACGCTGGTGATGACGGCTAATGCGAGTGGTCCTTATGGTAACGTAGCTGTGATCGGAGATCCGGTGGATCCGACCACCCCGCGAGATACGGCTCGTTTTGCTGTGCTGAGCATCAAAAAGACAGCCGATAAAAATGTGGTGAAGCCAGGTGACGCGGTAAGCTTTACAGTAAGTGTCACCAACAGTGGCCTAAAAGATACGCTGGGCTTACAGGTGACCGATCAGTCACAAGGATTTACTTATGTAAGCAGCAGTGTAAGTAACGGTAGTTATAACAGTGGTAGCGGTGTTTGGACCGTAGATGCGTTGAAGAATACTACTCAGGTATTAACGTTGATCATGCGGGCTAATTCCGAAGGCCCCTACTTAAACACCATTGTTGCGGGTAACGTTAATGACCCTGCCAGTCTGAAAGATACAGTAAGGTTTGTTGTATTGTCGGTAAGAAAAACAGCTAATGTTGCAACTGTGAAAGCGGGAGGAAGAGTAACCTTTATAATTACTTTAAGCAACCGGGGAAGTAAAGATACCCTTGGACTAAAAGTAAATGATCTACCTGTAAATTTGAATTATGTAAGTAGTTCAACAACTTCCGGAACCTTCAACAGTGCCACTGGTATTTGGACAGTAGACGCCTTGCAAGGAACGACGCAGCAGCTGACATTGATAATGGATGCC